A genomic segment from Vibrio panuliri encodes:
- a CDS encoding helix-turn-helix domain-containing protein, whose translation MEDNYQDRILMVMKERRESYGSLAKGVNRGKATISRYLAKDHTRTYPSVCDLELIAKYLDVEPHWLICGVGDRHTCRQTINDSIGAGAATVNVYSRADINALMSGHDVNPVEHMAVPTQYAGQFGVMYPLQGPLASIWDCAALISKNEQWQNDDLVFARIGVNAPFDFYTLVMVADKVHVWRGDDTTKNATTVCDVNNLEVLGVAKWGVWKKRS comes from the coding sequence ATGGAAGATAATTATCAAGACCGAATTTTAATGGTGATGAAAGAGCGTCGTGAATCCTATGGTAGCTTGGCGAAAGGAGTGAATAGAGGCAAAGCGACCATCAGCCGCTATCTTGCAAAAGATCACACTCGCACTTACCCAAGTGTGTGTGACCTAGAGTTGATTGCGAAATACCTTGATGTTGAACCTCATTGGCTAATATGTGGCGTTGGCGACCGCCACACATGTCGACAAACGATCAATGACTCAATCGGAGCAGGCGCTGCAACAGTGAATGTTTACAGCCGAGCGGATATTAATGCGTTAATGAGTGGGCATGATGTTAACCCTGTCGAGCACATGGCTGTCCCTACTCAATACGCCGGTCAATTTGGCGTAATGTACCCACTGCAAGGGCCACTCGCCTCTATTTGGGACTGCGCCGCTCTAATATCCAAAAATGAGCAGTGGCAAAATGACGATCTTGTTTTTGCTCGTATTGGTGTCAATGCCCCGTTCGATTTCTATACGCTAGTGATGGTCGCTGACAAAGTACATGTATGGCGTGGCGACGATACCACCAAAAATGCAACCACTGTCTGCGACGTTAATAACTTAGAAGTACTAGGCGTGGCGAAATGGGGCGTTTGGAAAAAAAGAAGCTAA
- a CDS encoding helix-turn-helix domain-containing protein: protein MGSVALGRLFDISRASMYRYEHGQLVLPMDTGIRIEKVSRGVVQRHEIFPAMFSGYVREDGE from the coding sequence GTGGGTTCTGTAGCATTAGGGCGTCTATTCGATATTTCGCGTGCAAGCATGTATCGCTATGAGCATGGTCAGCTCGTATTGCCAATGGATACGGGGATTCGAATCGAAAAAGTCAGCCGTGGTGTTGTGCAGCGTCATGAGATTTTTCCCGCGATGTTTAGTGGGTATGTCCGTGAAGATGGCGAGTAA
- a CDS encoding acyl-CoA thioesterase, translating to MSKQQREITLRFLAEPSDVNFGGKVHGGAAMKWIDLAAYACAAGWSGKYCITAYAGGIRFVSPIHVGNLVEVSAKVIYTGSSSMHIAIDVQASDPKELSNRLTTHCIVIMVAVDELGNPTPVPEWIPTEPHDIELRESAIKLMNMRKQIGEEMQAHVKYLKP from the coding sequence ATGAGTAAACAGCAAAGAGAGATCACCTTACGCTTTTTGGCTGAGCCAAGTGATGTGAACTTTGGCGGTAAAGTCCATGGCGGCGCAGCCATGAAGTGGATTGACCTCGCAGCCTATGCGTGTGCTGCAGGTTGGAGTGGTAAATACTGCATTACCGCATATGCAGGCGGCATTCGCTTTGTATCCCCTATCCATGTCGGCAACTTAGTCGAAGTAAGTGCGAAAGTTATTTACACTGGTAGTAGCTCGATGCACATCGCGATTGATGTTCAAGCCAGCGATCCTAAAGAGTTATCAAACCGACTCACTACTCACTGTATAGTCATTATGGTCGCGGTGGATGAATTGGGTAACCCAACACCAGTACCAGAATGGATTCCAACTGAACCGCATGATATTGAGCTGCGCGAGTCGGCAATCAAATTGATGAACATGCGTAAGCAGATTGGCGAAGAAATGCAAGCCCACGTTAAGTACCTGAAACCCTGA
- a CDS encoding substrate-binding domain-containing protein, which produces MATMKDIARLAGVSTSTVSHVINQSRYVSEEISARVNQAAQDLNYTPSALARSLKMNRTKTLGMLMTTSTNPFFGEVVKGVERCCYQKGYNLILCNTEGDSQRMKASINTLLQKRVDGMILMCSSLEGERIDIFEKYPDVPVVVMDWGPMLFASDKIQDNSLQGGYMAARYLIENGHTQIGCITGPLHRHQAQMRYEGYKRAMREAGLEFNPHWIVESNFECDGGYQAFNRMYDKGPLPSALFVCNDMMAMGVINAAHEKGLSVPQDFSIIGYDDIHIAKFMTPPLTTIHQPKYRLGQAAVETLLSKLEDLSRDALVVQLEPTLIERNTVKCYALSTQS; this is translated from the coding sequence ATGGCAACCATGAAAGATATTGCCAGACTGGCCGGTGTATCTACTTCGACAGTCAGTCATGTTATCAATCAATCCCGCTATGTGAGTGAGGAAATCTCTGCACGAGTTAATCAAGCGGCACAAGATCTCAATTATACGCCTTCAGCGCTCGCTCGAAGCTTGAAAATGAATCGAACCAAAACCTTGGGTATGCTGATGACGACATCAACCAACCCATTTTTTGGTGAAGTGGTGAAAGGCGTTGAGCGTTGCTGTTATCAAAAGGGGTACAACCTGATTCTGTGTAATACAGAAGGGGATTCGCAGCGCATGAAAGCTTCGATTAATACTCTACTGCAAAAACGGGTCGATGGAATGATTTTGATGTGCTCTTCATTAGAAGGGGAGCGTATTGATATCTTCGAGAAATACCCAGACGTTCCCGTGGTGGTCATGGACTGGGGGCCGATGCTGTTTGCCAGCGATAAGATCCAAGATAACTCGCTGCAAGGTGGCTATATGGCGGCGAGATATCTGATTGAAAATGGTCATACTCAGATCGGGTGTATCACAGGACCGTTGCATCGTCATCAAGCTCAGATGCGTTACGAAGGCTACAAGCGTGCGATGCGTGAAGCTGGGTTAGAGTTCAATCCCCATTGGATTGTCGAATCGAACTTCGAATGTGATGGCGGTTATCAGGCATTTAACCGAATGTATGATAAAGGCCCTTTGCCAAGTGCGTTATTTGTTTGTAACGATATGATGGCGATGGGGGTGATCAATGCCGCTCACGAGAAAGGATTATCTGTTCCGCAAGATTTTTCAATTATTGGCTACGATGATATTCATATCGCCAAGTTTATGACTCCGCCATTGACGACGATACATCAGCCTAAGTACCGCTTGGGCCAAGCGGCTGTGGAAACCCTGTTAAGTAAGCTTGAAGATTTGTCTCGAGATGCGCTTGTGGTGCAGCTAGAGCCAACCTTGATAGAGAGAAATACGGTTAAGTGTTACGCGCTTTCAACCCAAAGTTAA
- a CDS encoding TRAP transporter permease, giving the protein MSDAQQVKLSQFELATRIETKWVATTVTVLGVLLSLLHIWFNTFSTLSELWISATHFAGFAVMCALLYPAHRRLINSKPALVFDIIIALGAVACLIYLPFAEDALYERGVKFVTSDWIFAIMAIVIVTELIRRTMGWFIPVLIVVCLSYVVWWGKWASGIFHFPGLSVETLLYRSFYSSEGMFGPIARISWSFVFMFILFGAFLVRSGVGDYIINVARAAAGKIIGGPGFIAVIGSGLMGSVSGSSVANTVSTGVISIPLMRKAGFPAKFAAGVEAAASTGGQLMPPVMGAGAFIMASYTQIPYVDIIAVSFMPALIYFLSVGFFVRIEAKRSGVQKITVSEVSLLQVLISGWHNLIPLAVLVTLLVQGFTPTYAAGLSIISVVVASWLSKEHRMGISAIVEALAQGARNMATTAVLLVGIGLVINVISTTGIGNTFSLMIDSWAGGDLLMMLALIALASLVLGMGLPVTAAYIVLGTLSAPALYKLLAEQQLLAMLVAGELPEQAKAIFMLAAPDKLGLLSAPMSAVTANELISLVPADFMSMLLEQALGLETVALALLSAHLIIFWLSQDSNVTPPVCLTAFAAATIAKTPPMRTGLMAWKIAKGLYLVPILIAYSGLVSWEITHVLEVGLLAIIGTYALIAAIEGYLEGPLNWMLRVTMLVVGASLVWPNVELVFRLAALVLFVIIFAYSAKMYRQRAPAIN; this is encoded by the coding sequence ATGAGTGACGCCCAACAAGTCAAGCTCAGTCAATTTGAGCTTGCAACTCGCATCGAAACAAAATGGGTAGCGACCACAGTTACAGTATTGGGTGTGCTGCTGTCCCTTTTACATATCTGGTTTAACACCTTTTCAACTCTGTCCGAGCTATGGATTTCCGCAACGCACTTCGCTGGTTTTGCCGTGATGTGTGCCTTGCTCTATCCCGCTCACCGCCGCCTAATTAACAGTAAACCCGCTTTAGTTTTCGATATTATTATCGCGCTGGGGGCTGTTGCTTGTCTTATATATTTGCCGTTCGCGGAAGATGCTCTTTATGAGCGAGGGGTTAAGTTTGTCACCAGTGACTGGATATTTGCCATTATGGCGATAGTCATAGTGACAGAGCTTATTCGCCGAACAATGGGGTGGTTTATTCCGGTACTGATTGTTGTCTGCTTGAGCTATGTCGTGTGGTGGGGAAAATGGGCAAGTGGTATTTTCCATTTTCCAGGTTTGAGTGTAGAGACCTTGTTATACCGGAGTTTCTATTCTTCGGAGGGGATGTTTGGTCCAATTGCACGCATCAGTTGGAGCTTCGTGTTTATGTTTATTCTCTTTGGCGCATTTTTAGTGCGTTCAGGGGTTGGGGATTACATTATCAATGTTGCTCGAGCTGCGGCAGGAAAGATCATTGGAGGTCCAGGATTTATCGCCGTGATTGGTAGTGGGCTAATGGGGTCGGTATCAGGTTCCAGTGTTGCGAACACGGTTTCAACTGGCGTGATCAGTATTCCATTGATGCGTAAAGCAGGTTTTCCTGCGAAATTTGCAGCAGGGGTTGAGGCCGCCGCATCGACCGGTGGGCAATTGATGCCACCTGTTATGGGGGCAGGGGCGTTTATTATGGCTTCTTACACGCAAATACCTTATGTCGATATTATTGCCGTCTCGTTTATGCCTGCGCTGATCTATTTCCTTTCCGTGGGCTTTTTTGTTCGAATCGAGGCGAAACGCAGCGGAGTGCAAAAGATTACTGTTTCTGAAGTTTCGCTGTTACAGGTGTTGATTTCTGGTTGGCACAACCTTATCCCGCTTGCCGTGTTGGTGACGCTCCTTGTCCAAGGGTTTACCCCTACCTACGCCGCAGGTCTATCAATTATCTCCGTTGTTGTAGCAAGCTGGCTGTCTAAAGAGCATCGTATGGGTATCAGTGCCATTGTCGAGGCTTTAGCGCAAGGCGCACGCAATATGGCGACAACAGCGGTGCTGTTGGTTGGGATAGGTTTGGTTATCAATGTGATTAGCACCACGGGGATAGGGAACACCTTTTCCTTGATGATTGATAGCTGGGCAGGTGGTGATCTTCTGATGATGTTAGCGTTAATTGCTTTGGCATCACTGGTGCTTGGTATGGGGCTACCTGTTACTGCGGCTTATATAGTATTGGGTACCCTGTCAGCTCCGGCATTGTACAAATTGCTCGCGGAGCAGCAGTTGCTCGCTATGCTGGTGGCTGGTGAATTGCCGGAGCAAGCCAAAGCAATCTTTATGCTTGCGGCGCCGGATAAGCTCGGATTGCTTTCTGCGCCTATGTCAGCAGTGACGGCAAATGAACTGATTTCACTCGTTCCTGCTGATTTTATGAGTATGTTACTGGAGCAAGCATTGGGTCTTGAAACTGTCGCCTTGGCTTTATTGTCTGCGCACTTAATTATTTTTTGGTTATCACAAGACAGTAATGTGACGCCCCCCGTATGCTTAACCGCATTTGCCGCAGCGACGATCGCAAAAACCCCGCCAATGCGTACTGGTTTAATGGCTTGGAAGATAGCAAAAGGGCTCTATCTGGTGCCGATATTGATTGCTTACAGTGGTTTGGTCAGTTGGGAAATCACCCATGTCTTGGAAGTCGGTCTACTGGCGATTATAGGGACATATGCGTTAATCGCAGCGATTGAAGGCTATTTAGAAGGGCCGCTCAACTGGATGTTGAGGGTAACGATGTTAGTAGTTGGCGCTAGTTTGGTATGGCCCAATGTAGAACTCGTATTTAGATTGGCCGCGCTGGTGCTTTTTGTCATCATATTTGCTTACAGTGCGAAAATGTACCGTCAACGGGCTCCGGCGATCAATTAG
- a CDS encoding TAXI family TRAP transporter solute-binding subunit codes for MKVSKLAKGLALAAACIGLSGQVMAQERSYILATASTGGTYYPVGVALATLSKVKLTPQYKFSLSAISSAGSGENVKLLNENEAQFAILQGLYGAWAWNGEGPYKARQEELRSVSMLWQNVEHFIVRSDLAQTGTVSDLNNLKDKKFSIGKKNSGTENSGRQIMQGLGVDVASFNLAHMGYGGSASALQNGTIDGMNTPAGVPVGAVTQAFAALGEEIQILSFTDEQIKQANGSYNLWTKYEIPAGTYPGVDKAINTIAQPNFLAVRHDVSDDDVYQLTKAIYENLPFLQGIHKATKAMAIEKAIAGLPVPLHPGAVKYYQEMGIDVPESLILQ; via the coding sequence ATGAAAGTTTCTAAGTTAGCCAAAGGTTTGGCTCTAGCTGCTGCATGTATCGGTTTATCCGGCCAAGTCATGGCACAAGAACGTAGCTATATTTTAGCGACCGCTTCAACGGGAGGAACCTATTATCCTGTTGGCGTTGCACTCGCCACATTGAGTAAAGTTAAGTTGACGCCGCAGTATAAGTTCTCACTCTCTGCGATCAGCTCTGCTGGGTCTGGAGAGAATGTAAAGCTGCTGAATGAAAACGAAGCGCAGTTTGCAATCCTACAAGGTCTTTATGGGGCTTGGGCATGGAATGGTGAAGGCCCTTATAAAGCTCGCCAAGAAGAGTTACGTTCGGTTTCGATGTTATGGCAAAACGTTGAACATTTCATCGTTCGTAGTGATTTAGCGCAAACGGGAACCGTGAGTGATCTCAATAATCTCAAAGATAAGAAGTTCTCAATTGGTAAAAAGAATTCCGGGACAGAAAACTCTGGCCGCCAGATTATGCAAGGGCTAGGAGTTGATGTGGCAAGTTTCAATCTTGCTCATATGGGGTACGGTGGCAGTGCGAGTGCGCTACAAAATGGCACGATTGATGGAATGAACACCCCTGCGGGCGTGCCAGTTGGTGCTGTGACTCAAGCGTTTGCTGCCTTGGGCGAGGAGATTCAAATCCTCTCATTTACTGATGAGCAGATCAAACAAGCTAACGGTTCATACAATCTATGGACCAAGTATGAGATTCCAGCGGGTACTTATCCTGGCGTTGATAAAGCGATTAACACCATCGCGCAGCCAAACTTTCTCGCGGTTCGTCATGATGTTTCGGACGATGACGTTTATCAGTTGACCAAAGCGATCTACGAGAATCTACCTTTCTTACAAGGCATCCACAAAGCGACAAAAGCAATGGCGATAGAAAAGGCGATCGCAGGCTTACCGGTTCCGCTCCATCCTGGCGCGGTGAAATACTATCAAGAGATGGGTATTGATGTGCCGGAATCGCTGATTCTTCAATAA
- a CDS encoding phosphatase PAP2 family protein, giving the protein MKKALILFALCPMLAFADSSKTGAVGDALQFGVPLAALAVALGKDDNEGVWQLAKGAALTGIGTHGLKVTTAVLRPDGSTYNSFPSGHTSLAFSGASFLHHRYGWEYGLPAYMAASYVGYSRVYVNRHWKTDVLAGAALAYGVSYFVTTKFEDKNLAVVPAQFGNSDAQGIMFNYSF; this is encoded by the coding sequence ATGAAAAAAGCCCTGATTTTATTTGCATTATGTCCAATGTTGGCGTTTGCTGACAGCTCAAAAACTGGGGCTGTTGGTGATGCATTACAGTTTGGTGTACCTCTTGCCGCACTGGCTGTCGCACTCGGTAAAGACGATAATGAAGGAGTTTGGCAACTTGCAAAAGGGGCGGCGCTAACGGGCATCGGAACACACGGTTTAAAAGTCACTACCGCAGTGTTAAGACCCGATGGCAGCACCTACAACTCTTTCCCTTCAGGGCATACTTCGCTGGCATTTAGTGGTGCTTCGTTCTTACACCATCGTTACGGTTGGGAGTATGGGCTACCTGCGTACATGGCGGCTTCTTACGTTGGTTACTCACGCGTGTATGTAAACCGACACTGGAAAACCGACGTACTTGCGGGTGCAGCACTCGCCTACGGGGTAAGCTACTTTGTCACAACCAAGTTCGAAGACAAAAACCTCGCTGTTGTCCCTGCACAGTTTGGTAACTCAGACGCGCAAGGAATCATGTTTAACTACTCTTTTTAG
- a CDS encoding DEAD/DEAH box helicase, with the protein MTDTVIQFSELALNDAILSALDSMGFVSPTPIQAAAIPHLLEGADALGKAQTGTGKTAAFSLPLLNKLDLSQRKPQAIVLAPTRELAIQVAAEMKNLGQNISGLKVLEIYGGTSIVDQMRALKNGAHVIVGTPGRVQDLINRDRLHLDEVNTFILDEADEMLNMGFVDDVTAIMEHAPASAQRVLFSATMPPMLKNIVERFLREPVMVDVAGKNHTVDKVEQQFWVVKGVEKDEAMSRLLETEETDASIVFVRTRQDTERLADWLCARGFKAAALHGDIPQSLRERTVDHIKNGVIDILVATDVVARGLDVPRITHVFNYDIPFDVESYIHRIGRTGRAGRQGKAILLVRTNQIRMLRTIERVTKSSMEEIQLPLRDAVAEARLVKLGAELEAEKEHKALDKFVELVEKLQETLEIDSTTLAAILLKRQQGKRPLFYIGEDPMVEAIARDKQRRQDRREGGRDGGRREGGRSFNNQDWDTYQLQVGREQGVQVKDIVGALANELGLVKGSIGAIKLDQGQTYVQLPKAMSSETAGKLSKLRIRQKEVGAVVCDFDDFREPRGRRDGGRRDGGRRDGGFRGNRDGGGYRGNRDGNRDGNREGGYRGNRDGNREGGYRGNRDGNREGGERRFDRNRGGDHRGNHRGERGHGRRDGGRRNED; encoded by the coding sequence ATGACAGATACTGTAATTCAATTTAGTGAATTAGCGCTAAATGACGCCATCCTTTCAGCTCTTGATAGCATGGGTTTTGTTTCTCCAACTCCTATCCAAGCAGCGGCAATTCCGCATCTTCTTGAAGGTGCTGATGCTCTAGGTAAAGCGCAAACAGGTACAGGTAAAACAGCGGCTTTCTCTCTTCCGCTATTGAACAAACTCGATCTTTCTCAACGCAAACCTCAAGCAATCGTACTTGCTCCTACTCGTGAGCTAGCGATTCAGGTTGCTGCTGAGATGAAGAACCTAGGTCAAAATATTTCTGGTCTTAAAGTTCTAGAAATCTACGGTGGTACTTCTATCGTTGATCAAATGCGTGCACTTAAGAATGGTGCGCACGTGATCGTAGGTACTCCAGGTCGTGTTCAAGACCTAATCAACCGTGACCGTCTACACCTTGACGAAGTAAACACTTTCATCCTTGATGAAGCTGATGAAATGTTAAACATGGGCTTCGTAGATGACGTGACTGCAATCATGGAGCACGCTCCTGCATCAGCTCAACGCGTTCTTTTCTCTGCAACTATGCCTCCAATGCTGAAAAACATTGTTGAGCGCTTCCTACGCGAACCAGTAATGGTTGACGTTGCAGGTAAGAACCACACTGTTGACAAAGTAGAACAACAGTTCTGGGTTGTTAAAGGTGTAGAGAAAGACGAAGCAATGTCTCGTCTACTTGAAACTGAAGAAACTGACGCTTCAATCGTATTCGTACGTACACGTCAAGATACTGAGCGCCTAGCTGACTGGCTATGTGCACGTGGCTTCAAAGCTGCAGCACTACACGGCGATATTCCTCAGTCTCTGCGTGAGCGCACAGTTGATCACATCAAAAATGGCGTAATCGATATTCTAGTTGCGACTGACGTTGTCGCTCGTGGTCTTGATGTTCCACGTATTACTCACGTATTCAACTACGATATCCCATTTGATGTGGAATCTTACATCCACCGTATCGGTCGTACTGGTCGTGCTGGACGTCAAGGTAAAGCGATTCTTCTAGTTCGCACTAACCAAATTCGTATGCTACGCACTATCGAGCGCGTAACTAAGTCTTCTATGGAAGAAATCCAACTGCCTCTACGTGACGCAGTAGCAGAAGCACGTCTAGTTAAACTAGGTGCAGAGCTAGAAGCAGAAAAAGAACACAAAGCACTAGACAAGTTTGTTGAACTCGTTGAGAAGCTACAAGAAACGCTAGAGATCGATTCTACGACTCTTGCAGCTATCCTTCTTAAGCGTCAACAAGGCAAGCGTCCTCTATTCTACATTGGCGAGGACCCAATGGTTGAAGCAATTGCACGTGACAAGCAACGTCGTCAAGACCGCCGTGAAGGTGGCCGTGATGGTGGTCGTCGCGAAGGTGGTCGTAGCTTCAACAACCAAGATTGGGATACTTACCAACTGCAAGTAGGTCGTGAGCAAGGCGTTCAAGTTAAAGACATCGTTGGTGCACTTGCTAACGAACTAGGCCTAGTGAAAGGTTCTATCGGTGCAATCAAACTAGACCAAGGTCAAACTTACGTTCAGCTTCCTAAAGCAATGAGCTCAGAGACAGCTGGCAAACTAAGTAAACTACGTATCCGTCAGAAAGAAGTTGGCGCGGTTGTATGTGACTTTGATGATTTCCGTGAACCTCGTGGTCGTCGTGATGGCGGTCGTCGCGACGGTGGTCGTCGTGATGGTGGCTTCCGTGGCAACCGTGATGGTGGCGGCTACCGTGGTAACCGCGACGGCAACCGTGATGGTAACCGCGAAGGTGGCTACCGTGGCAACCGCGATGGTAACCGTGAAGGTGGCTACCGTGGTAACCGTGATGGCAACCGCGAAGGTGGCGAACGTCGTTTCGATCGTAACCGTGGTGGCGATCACCGTGGCAATCACCGTGGTGAACGTGGTCATGGTCGTCGTGATGGCGGTCGTCGCAACGAAGACTAA
- the rnb gene encoding exoribonuclease II — MFQDNPLLAQLKQQIQENLPKKEGTIKATEKGFGFLEVDSKTSFFIPPPYMKKCLHGDKVKAIIRTENEREVAEPEELLEQNLTRFIGRVKMFKGKLNVTPDHPQLKKQSLKAKVKKGLNPNDFAEGDWVVAHLIGHPLKGDNGFFVEISQKVTNADDKIAPWWVTLAQNDLPNSEPAGIDNWEIKDDADLERVDMTHVPFVTIDGESTKDMDDALYAKKLDNGDFALTIAIADPTAYITPDSEMDKVARERGFTIYLPGRNIPMLPRDLADELCSLMQDEIRPALCCTVTVSKDGVIGDDINFFAAHIKSHARLAYDHVSDWLENGESTAWQPSEEIAQIVRDLYQFSLARADWRETNAVVFPDRPDYRFELSEDNDVIAIHADMRRSANRLVEEAMITANICAGKTLQASFGSGVFNHHAGIKPEKVAEVIEMVNPNGELPFTAESIVTLEGFAALRRWLGAQESSYFDNRIRKMQTYSEIGNQPLPHFAMGLDIYATWTSPIRKYGDMINHRMLKAHILGKEPEQLADETVGEELALHRKHHNMAERSVSDWLYARTLAEEPAKATKFNAEIFDINRAGMRVRLVENGAAAFVPSSLIMDNKERIECNADNGTVSIDKQIEFRLGDTLEVVLADVNQENRSLVAKPTRVFAALESDAKQEAQTQASAE, encoded by the coding sequence ATGTTCCAAGATAACCCGCTACTGGCTCAGCTAAAACAGCAGATTCAAGAAAACCTCCCGAAGAAAGAAGGGACAATCAAAGCCACAGAAAAAGGCTTTGGATTCTTAGAAGTGGATAGCAAAACCAGCTTCTTTATTCCACCACCGTATATGAAGAAGTGTCTTCATGGCGACAAAGTGAAAGCGATTATTCGCACGGAGAATGAACGTGAGGTGGCAGAGCCTGAAGAGCTTTTGGAGCAAAACTTAACTCGCTTTATTGGTCGCGTAAAAATGTTCAAAGGCAAATTGAACGTGACCCCAGATCACCCGCAACTCAAAAAGCAGTCTCTAAAAGCAAAGGTAAAGAAAGGGCTTAACCCTAATGATTTTGCTGAAGGTGACTGGGTCGTTGCTCATTTGATTGGCCACCCATTAAAAGGGGATAACGGCTTCTTTGTCGAAATCTCGCAAAAGGTGACCAATGCGGATGACAAGATCGCACCGTGGTGGGTAACGCTAGCACAGAATGATCTGCCAAACAGCGAGCCTGCTGGTATCGATAACTGGGAAATTAAAGATGACGCGGATCTAGAGCGCGTTGATATGACCCACGTACCGTTTGTTACCATCGACGGTGAGTCCACTAAAGATATGGACGATGCCCTATATGCGAAGAAGTTAGACAATGGCGATTTTGCTTTAACGATCGCAATTGCTGATCCTACTGCTTATATTACACCGGATAGTGAAATGGATAAGGTTGCGCGTGAGCGTGGCTTTACTATCTACTTACCTGGTCGCAATATTCCAATGCTCCCTCGTGATTTGGCTGATGAGCTTTGCTCATTAATGCAAGACGAAATCCGCCCAGCATTATGCTGTACCGTTACTGTGAGCAAAGATGGTGTGATTGGCGATGATATCAACTTCTTTGCCGCGCATATTAAGTCTCACGCGCGTTTAGCTTACGATCACGTATCCGATTGGCTGGAAAATGGCGAATCAACGGCTTGGCAACCAAGTGAAGAAATTGCGCAGATCGTTCGCGACCTCTACCAGTTCTCATTAGCACGTGCTGACTGGCGTGAAACTAATGCGGTGGTTTTCCCTGACCGTCCGGATTATCGTTTTGAACTCAGTGAAGATAACGATGTTATCGCGATTCACGCAGATATGCGTCGTAGTGCTAATCGTCTTGTTGAGGAAGCGATGATTACGGCAAATATTTGTGCGGGTAAAACTCTACAAGCAAGTTTTGGTTCGGGTGTATTTAACCATCACGCGGGTATCAAGCCAGAGAAAGTGGCAGAAGTGATTGAGATGGTGAATCCAAATGGTGAACTACCATTTACCGCTGAGTCAATTGTAACCCTAGAAGGCTTTGCCGCTTTACGTCGTTGGTTGGGTGCTCAAGAGAGCAGTTACTTTGACAACCGAATTCGTAAGATGCAAACCTACAGTGAAATCGGCAATCAACCTCTTCCGCACTTTGCGATGGGGCTAGACATCTATGCCACTTGGACTTCACCAATTCGTAAATATGGCGACATGATCAATCACCGTATGTTGAAGGCGCATATTCTGGGTAAAGAACCAGAACAGCTAGCTGATGAAACTGTTGGTGAAGAACTAGCGTTGCACCGTAAACACCACAATATGGCGGAACGCAGTGTTTCGGATTGGTTATATGCCCGCACACTTGCGGAGGAGCCAGCGAAAGCAACTAAGTTCAACGCCGAGATCTTTGATATTAATCGTGCAGGTATGCGAGTGCGTCTCGTTGAAAATGGCGCTGCTGCTTTTGTCCCTAGCTCGTTGATTATGGATAATAAAGAGCGCATTGAATGCAATGCCGATAATGGAACCGTTTCTATCGACAAACAGATTGAGTTTCGTTTAGGCGACACGCTAGAAGTCGTTCTTGCGGATGTGAACCAAGAGAATCGTAGTCTCGTTGCTAAACCGACACGAGTGTTTGCAGCGCTAGAAAGTGACGCAAAACAAGAGGCACAAACTCAAGCCTCAGCTGAGTAA